The following coding sequences are from one Frankiaceae bacterium window:
- a CDS encoding tyrosine recombinase XerC — MPAASTSRAPRAAAVEDLPPAYAAALDAFRRHLASERGLSGHTVAAYVNDVAGLLDHARRLGLDTLDAVDASALRSWLARQRSGGYARSTLARRSSAARVFFAFAVRRGLAATDPAGQLATPKTERRLPRVLTRAEAVAAVELPPGDEPVSVRDRAVLELLYATGIRVSELCGLDVDDVDADRRVVRVMGKGSKERSVPYGAPAAAALGAWLTHGRPALLAPGAGPALFLGQRGRRIDPRTVRRLVHGYLSEVGPDLGPHGLRHSAATHLLEGGADLRSVQELLGHATLATTQIYTHVSADRLKATYEQAHPRA, encoded by the coding sequence ATGCCCGCCGCCTCGACCTCGCGCGCCCCTCGCGCGGCGGCCGTGGAGGACCTGCCGCCGGCGTACGCCGCCGCGCTCGACGCGTTCCGGCGCCACCTCGCGTCCGAGCGCGGCCTGTCCGGCCACACGGTGGCGGCGTACGTCAACGACGTCGCCGGCCTGCTCGACCACGCCCGCCGCCTCGGGCTGGACACGCTCGACGCCGTCGACGCCTCCGCGCTGCGCAGCTGGCTGGCGCGGCAGCGCAGCGGCGGGTACGCGCGGAGCACGCTGGCGCGGCGTTCGTCTGCGGCGCGGGTGTTCTTCGCGTTCGCCGTGCGCCGCGGGCTCGCCGCGACCGACCCCGCCGGGCAGCTCGCCACCCCGAAGACCGAACGCCGCCTCCCGCGCGTCCTCACCCGCGCCGAGGCCGTCGCCGCCGTCGAGCTGCCGCCCGGCGACGAGCCGGTCAGTGTGCGGGATCGGGCGGTGCTGGAGCTGCTGTACGCCACCGGCATCCGCGTCAGTGAGCTCTGCGGCCTCGACGTCGACGACGTCGACGCGGACCGCCGCGTCGTCCGCGTCATGGGCAAGGGGTCCAAGGAGCGGAGCGTGCCGTACGGCGCTCCCGCCGCGGCCGCCCTCGGCGCGTGGCTGACCCATGGGCGTCCCGCGCTGCTCGCGCCCGGCGCGGGGCCCGCGCTGTTCCTCGGGCAGCGCGGCCGGCGGATCGACCCGCGGACGGTACGCCGGCTCGTGCACGGGTACCTCAGCGAGGTGGGACCCGATCTCGGGCCGCACGGGCTGCGGCACTCGGCCGCCACCCACCTGCTCGAAGGGGGAGCTGACCTGAGAAGCGTCCAGGAGCTACTCGGGCACGCTACGCTCGCTACAACGCAGATCTACACCCATGTGTCCGCCGACCGACTGAAGGCCACGTATGAGCAGGCGCACCCCCGAGCCTGA
- a CDS encoding META domain-containing protein: protein MRARLLATALVTATVLCGCSASAERPAPRPPTVASATPAVTPVGLNWRLVEYRLPRQPPVVVASDSTLTLKPGGRYYAQACNGYDGPYQVVGDRIDFQGGGGSQMQCHGAQNQLEEDFYRVLRDVTWRIDGPRLTLRADDGATFVYESPDSLVPDTGRTVAEGARNGRRYRVWTRGRGNDVVLRVASLDVAGRGLGSGVTPSPHVDEYRRTVTAGSGPEVQVVAGFAPVGTVRITYRKPKRGPEAELRLHDVPGVRWPVFTGFVERGIDGWLMTAYDARERRLAPFTGERPF from the coding sequence ATGCGCGCTCGCCTGCTGGCTACGGCCCTCGTCACCGCCACGGTCCTCTGCGGCTGTAGCGCCAGTGCCGAGCGTCCCGCGCCGCGGCCTCCGACCGTCGCGTCGGCGACTCCCGCCGTGACCCCGGTCGGGCTCAACTGGCGCCTGGTCGAGTACCGGCTGCCGCGCCAGCCGCCGGTGGTCGTGGCGTCGGACTCGACGTTGACTCTGAAGCCCGGGGGGCGGTACTACGCCCAGGCGTGCAACGGCTACGACGGCCCGTACCAGGTCGTCGGCGACCGCATCGACTTCCAGGGCGGCGGCGGCAGCCAGATGCAGTGCCACGGCGCCCAGAACCAGCTCGAGGAAGACTTCTACCGCGTGCTCCGCGACGTGACCTGGCGGATCGACGGCCCGCGGCTGACGCTGCGCGCCGACGACGGCGCGACGTTCGTCTACGAGAGCCCCGACTCGCTCGTCCCGGACACCGGACGCACGGTCGCCGAAGGGGCGCGCAACGGCCGCCGGTACCGCGTCTGGACACGAGGACGCGGCAACGACGTCGTGCTGCGGGTCGCCTCCCTCGATGTCGCCGGACGAGGCCTGGGCTCCGGCGTGACGCCGAGCCCGCATGTGGACGAGTACCGGCGTACGGTGACGGCAGGGTCGGGGCCGGAGGTGCAGGTCGTCGCGGGCTTTGCACCCGTGGGGACTGTCCGCATCACCTACAGGAAGCCGAAGCGGGGACCCGAGGCCGAGCTGCGGCTCCACGACGTGCCGGGCGTCCGGTGGCCGGTGTTCACGGGCTTCGTGGAGCGGGGCATCGACGGCTGGCTGATGACGGCGTACGACGCGCGGGAGCGGAGGCTCGCGCCGTTCACCGGCGAGCGGCCGTTCTAG
- the whiG gene encoding RNA polymerase sigma factor WhiG: MSRRTPEPDDASASGSTATSSRGRVATTKPVDPDKLEIENAIAELWREFKGSGDAALRERLILHYSPLVKYVAGRVGVGLPPNIEQADLVSYGIFGLIDAIEKFDLSRAIKFETYAISRIKGAIIDELRAIDWIPRSVRYKAREVEKAYAALETKLFRTPTEQEVAAELNISLEDLHQIFSQVSFVNVVALDELLNVGGERGDKLSLVDTLEDTKAEDPVMAFETEETKYLLAKAINTLPEREKIVVTLYYYEGLTLAEIGQVLGVTESRICQMHTKAVLQLRGKLADSRD; encoded by the coding sequence ATGAGCAGGCGCACCCCCGAGCCTGACGACGCGAGCGCGTCCGGCTCCACCGCGACGTCGTCGCGGGGCAGGGTGGCGACGACCAAGCCGGTCGATCCCGACAAGCTCGAGATCGAGAACGCCATCGCCGAGCTCTGGCGCGAGTTCAAGGGCTCGGGCGACGCGGCGCTGCGCGAGCGGCTGATCCTGCACTACTCGCCGCTCGTGAAGTACGTCGCCGGTCGCGTCGGCGTCGGCCTGCCTCCGAACATCGAGCAGGCCGACCTCGTGTCGTACGGCATCTTCGGGCTCATCGACGCGATCGAGAAGTTCGACCTCTCGCGGGCGATCAAGTTCGAGACGTACGCCATCAGCCGCATCAAGGGCGCGATCATCGACGAGCTGCGCGCCATCGACTGGATCCCGCGCTCGGTGCGCTACAAGGCCCGCGAGGTCGAGAAGGCGTACGCCGCCCTGGAGACCAAGCTGTTCCGCACGCCGACCGAGCAGGAGGTCGCCGCCGAGCTGAACATCTCGCTGGAGGACCTGCACCAGATCTTCAGCCAGGTGTCGTTCGTCAACGTCGTCGCCCTCGACGAGCTGCTCAACGTCGGCGGCGAGCGCGGCGACAAGCTCTCCCTCGTCGACACCCTCGAGGACACCAAGGCCGAGGACCCGGTCATGGCGTTCGAGACCGAGGAGACCAAGTACCTCCTCGCGAAGGCCATCAACACGCTGCCCGAGCGCGAGAAGATCGTCGTCACGCTCTACTACTACGAGGGCCTGACCCTCGCCGAGATCGGCCAGGTGCTCGGCGTCACCGAGAGCCGCATCTGCCAGATGCACACCAAGGCCGTGCTGCAGCTGCGCGGCAAGCTCGCCGACTCGCGCGACTGA